The sequence CGCAGGATTTGGAATAGGCGGCGCAGCATCTTCGCGCAGCGCCGGATTGGCTGAAACGCTGGAACGAAAAAAGCGGCTGCGCATTTCCGCCCACGCCCGCAGACAGCGCGCATCATCCGCGCCCGCCACCCCTAGATTCTGGCAACGCCGAAGCTCCGCCCGCACCGGATCATTCCCGCTTTCATCCACCGCGACGACAACGATCTCGGTTTTCGGTGGTGCTGGCTTTTGCATCTGGATCAAGGTCATGGTGACCGCAATCCCGAGGGTGGCTGCCGCAACAATACGAGCGAAACTTTTCATGGGCTGAAGTCCGCGCTCAGTTAGGGAACATCGAGGCTTTGACGGGGACATAGCCTTTACCGCCGCCCATAAATCGCCGCAATTGCTCGCGGCCCTGAGCCTGCGCTGCCGCCTTTT comes from Sphingorhabdus sp. YGSMI21 and encodes:
- the trbK-alt gene encoding putative entry exclusion protein TrbK-alt, with protein sequence MKSFARIVAAATLGIAVTMTLIQMQKPAPPKTEIVVVAVDESGNDPVRAELRRCQNLGVAGADDARCLRAWAEMRSRFFRSSVSANPALREDAAPPIPNPAIDEDGLGDTPVKSPIAGKN